A genomic segment from Longimicrobium sp. encodes:
- a CDS encoding DUF4331 family protein, with protein MKMRFAAIAVLAAAALVGACDDEDTRTITDVVTVTVRDTVRIGNTTTTFDQIEYLANPLVSEVFVEKREHPHYNNIIPSESRAEFRDDLVSFMTTVAGRDAAYAGAVADALLPDMLVVRMDRAPGVTSANVATAATVGWLTHALDPANGYGGRKLDGDDAVDKGLSVIFGNALGNNANNSPGLVTDNVPDTKADLTTFPYVAAPNP; from the coding sequence ATGAAGATGCGCTTCGCAGCCATTGCCGTGCTCGCCGCCGCCGCCCTCGTGGGGGCATGCGACGACGAAGACACGCGCACCATTACCGACGTGGTCACCGTGACCGTCCGCGACACCGTCCGGATCGGCAACACCACCACGACGTTCGACCAGATCGAGTACCTCGCCAACCCGCTGGTGAGCGAGGTGTTCGTGGAGAAGCGGGAGCACCCGCACTACAACAACATCATCCCGTCCGAGAGCCGCGCGGAGTTCCGCGACGACCTGGTGTCGTTCATGACGACGGTGGCCGGGCGCGACGCCGCCTACGCCGGCGCCGTGGCCGACGCCCTCCTCCCCGACATGCTGGTGGTGCGGATGGACCGCGCGCCCGGCGTGACCTCCGCCAACGTGGCGACCGCGGCCACGGTGGGGTGGCTCACCCACGCGCTGGACCCCGCCAACGGCTACGGCGGCCGCAAGCTGGACGGCGACGACGCGGTGGACAAGGGGCTGAGCGTGATCTTTGGCAACGCCCTGGGCAACAACGCCAACAACAGCCCCGGGCTGGTGACGGACAACGTGCCGGACACGAAGGCGGACCTTACCACCTTCCCGTACGTGGCCGCGCCCAACCCCTGA
- a CDS encoding DUF4331 family protein: MRMSFSARRGAAALLFAAASVATVAGVRQVVGSDHQDTPEVELSPRLDINDVYVFPGSTTDRVALVMTTQSPITPAGTSAARFDPNALYQIKIDNTGDAIEDLVIQFQFDDAATGGGQQVGMFGPVVPTTKGMLNRVAKSTPDIVGAMGGTLTSGTGATQVQLFTGPRDDPFYIDLEQFFRILPDRRPSRGPASTITKSANAFRPASIANPGPFDATRGPAVDFLAPFNSMAIVVELPESALRSATGGNNIGVWATVSR; the protein is encoded by the coding sequence ATGAGGATGTCGTTCTCGGCCCGACGCGGAGCCGCGGCGCTGCTGTTCGCGGCAGCGTCCGTGGCCACGGTGGCCGGAGTAAGGCAGGTGGTGGGATCGGACCACCAGGACACACCCGAAGTAGAGCTCAGCCCCCGGCTGGACATCAACGACGTGTACGTGTTCCCCGGCAGCACCACGGACCGCGTGGCCCTGGTGATGACCACGCAGTCGCCCATCACGCCGGCCGGCACGTCGGCCGCGCGCTTCGACCCGAACGCGCTGTACCAGATCAAGATCGACAACACCGGCGACGCCATCGAGGACCTGGTCATCCAGTTCCAGTTCGACGACGCGGCGACCGGGGGCGGGCAGCAGGTGGGGATGTTCGGGCCGGTGGTGCCGACGACGAAGGGAATGCTGAACCGGGTGGCCAAGAGCACGCCGGACATCGTGGGCGCTATGGGCGGCACCCTCACCAGCGGCACGGGCGCCACGCAGGTGCAGCTCTTCACGGGGCCGCGCGACGATCCGTTCTACATCGACCTCGAGCAGTTCTTCCGCATCCTTCCGGACCGCCGCCCGTCGCGCGGGCCGGCGTCGACGATCACCAAGTCCGCCAACGCGTTCCGGCCGGCCTCCATCGCCAACCCGGGCCCGTTCGACGCGACCCGCGGCCCCGCGGTGGACTTCCTGGCGCCCTTCAACTCGATGGCCATCGTGGTGGAGCTGCCGGAGTCGGCGCTTCGCAGCGCCACGGGTGGCAACAACATCGGCGTGTGGGCGACCGTCAGCCGCTGA